The Medicago truncatula cultivar Jemalong A17 chromosome 7, MtrunA17r5.0-ANR, whole genome shotgun sequence genome includes the window attttcttcagatgctttggattcttttgctctccattgttcttccaacacctattgaaattgaatgactTTGTATATGGTCTtatacacttgaacaattattagcaataaccaattgacaatttttaataccttgttatcatcaaaactcattaaagtttattgtaaaacacattttattcCAACACACCGGTCCTTAGAAGTATATTTGGCGGTCCATAAACGATTTTGCTTAATTAGTTTTGCGTGGATGTTTGTCGTAGTGGTAAAGTGATAGCCAGGAAATGGTAAAGATGTAAAGTATATAGCTGTTCGCAGCTTAGAGGACTTCATGAGTTATGATTTGATGTATTGAATTAACTTGCTATTAATAATAGAGATGTGCTATATACAGCGAAGGATTTTGTCCCGAAATCATCCCTCGATAGAGCAGTTAACCAATTAAGACATGACCTTGGCGGAATACACGGAGGAGAGAGAAATATCAGGATGAGAGAGAAACAAAGATTGcacttatattttaatttgtgaaGGCTTTGCTAGCACATCGTTCGGGAGATAtagcatttttcttaattatattACATATCTAGTCTCAGTCTTATGGTGTGTTTGTTGAAGCGGTAGAAAGGCAACAAAACCACGTTTTGTGTGAAGCTGTCTTTTGTAGCTTCTATATTTTCATTTCAAAGTTGTCTCGGGCCGTGAGAAATGGCCTTTAAATGCTGTTCCAAACAGCCTATTAATTGAATTGGGATTCTATTCTAAAATTTTGTACAATTAATAAAGCTGAATTTTAGTAGATTGGTAACACTAGAGAATCGTCGCAACATACTACACCAATCTTGAAGGTGTATCAAACTTATGTTTCTTTCATCCCTATTATAAACTACCTATAAAAGAATTTTGCAGAAAAACATCAATCATCCCTATTGAAACTTGATAACTCTATTATGCTGCCAGTGTTGTTATCATAGCTATGTATTGGAAATTTGTATCTGAGATTAGTGATcaggaattttttttgttatacaaACATTAATGAGAATAATAtttcaacccacttgggtttGGCCCgttggtattggcttgggatcttggagcgTGCTCCTCCCTGAGGTCTCAAGTTTGATTCTCTCCGGTGTcaatttaggaaaaaaaatgagaataataTTTCAATACCTTAGGTATGTATACTCACTAGGGAACGAGTGATGTGTATATTTTCATATGTTGGATAATAACAAAGGTTGTTCTTTTGCACCTTAGTCAAAACttctattttcaagacaaattttctatttatagtttccttaaccattgtctTGAGGACACTGATTAGCaagatcttttttttaatcaaagcaGACAAGTTAATCCTCACAATCATCCTTTAGTAGGAAGCATAATCGTGTTGTGATTCAACTTAATTTGGATCTCCATCTCGTTCGAAGTTTGTCACTAGAATCGAGCTTCGTGTGGTGTTCATTGTGCTAATAGAAAGAAATAGAGAGAGTGTTGTGTGCGAGGTTGTGAATTGTGATGGGTTTTTTCATGTTGAATTTACAGTGATGATCTCTTTCACAAACCTCAAGACTTTGTACCCGCAATCTATAAATTATTTAGAGCTATTTGaaaaatttagaaagaaagaaataatatgATCTTTAATCCTAAGAATGTGTTTGGAcgggggaatgttttgagggaatataATGTTATGAggaaattcaaatactttgaggtgaattccattgtttggatgggggaatgtaatgtaatgttgaGGAAATGTAAtatgagggaattcaaataatttgaggtaaattgcctagaattttaaattctttaaaattttcaaattacctcatccaaacacactttaAGGTTGATCATATGCACATATTGTTAGACAAACTTAAGTTACTTTACTTTGAATggttaaaaaaaggaaatgtcATTTAAGCTTTTAATTATCACAGTTTGTGGCTTGATCATTTGTCGTGCATGAGTTTGACCATGTAAATCTTGTCTCGTTCTTTCCTCTATTCTTTTTTGCTTCGGTTTTGAACACTTTGTAACTTGTGCATAAATTTGATACGCCTTGTGCTAGATAGGGCGATTttcaatattaatatatttcatcttTAGCTTCTTAAAAGAAAGTTAAAATTTTGAAGAGAAATTTGTTAATATATGTTACGCTTTgggccttttaaaaaaataattattattatctgAGTTTTGAGTTACATTTTGTTAGTAAACATGATATCTAAggaaagaatgagagaaaactcaaataatatttgtattgaTGATAAAAGTGAATATTATAAATGATGAAGTTATCCCACTAATGGGGTTATTACAAGTATATATATTACTACAAACTAGTATCTAATATATATCTCTaatacatttgtttttttctctaaattttGTCAAGAATGATGTCGAATGAATATAAACTTCTGCAATTAAAAGCCGACTCAATGTTAGTAATTCAAATGTATTTTAACTATTGGTCCTTTGTATATGTGTTGCCAATTGTAAATTTCTCACCTACTTTGTGCCCATAAGAATGCAAATAAAGAACAAATTGAATCAATAAACTTCTCTATAGAAGAAAAAAGTGTATCAATAATTCAAAGAATAGGAACAAACACATAATTACAACATCATCAccttaaattcatcaaaacTGATTTTCCCATCCCCATCAAGATCAAACTTAGAAATCATAAGTTGACACTCATCTATACTTCTAGAATCACCTAACCTACTAAGCATTCTTTTAAGACTCCTAGGTGTTATGCAACCACTTCCATCCATCTCATACAACTTAAAAGCCTCTTTTAAGTCATtcactttttcttcctcttttgcACCCTCCACAAACTTCACAAAATCATCAAACCCCAACAATCCATCACCATCCGAGTCCAAAACTGCCACGGCTGCCTCTACATCCTCTGCCGATAACTTCTCATCACCGATCGCCTCAACACATTGTCGCAGCTCAGCCGGCGATATCTTACCAtctccattttcatcaaaacgGTTGAACACACGCTCATATTGGCTTACCTTGTCCATAACATCACAAATAACATACAACTTTATtttaatgatataaaaaatttctaaggCATGCACGTATATATATAGATGTAGTTGTAGCAATCAAATAAAttgagtaaaaagaaaaaagcagccaaattaatttttttgcatcATATAAGAATTTAAAGTAAaggtttattcaaaaaaaaaatcttaaagttaagaagaaaaagataagaatttcaAGTAAAGATGTAAAAGAGAAAGATGCTAAAATGGAGAATGCAAATTTGGGAAAACTGTATATAAAAGATGAAATGCGCGTGACGTGACTTTGACCAATTAATTTAGTTTGTACGACCAAACTATTAGTACCGAAATTGTCAAAGAAAATGTACCCATATTGGAAAATTCTCGAAACTTTCTTAATTAATTCTCCCTCCATCTCATATTAAATAATACAGTTAAGTCTTCGTGTAAATGTTACAGTTAAAGTCTTCATAATCTTAACTCTATTGTTAAAGATAATATATAATACATGTAAGGTTTGAAATTCAAACATCagaaaccacaaaaaaaaaaaaaaaaaaacacggttaaagttaatcacttttaactatttttcaatacaatatttatatttttgtcctCTAAACCAATGCTTAAGGGCATTCTTTAGCATTTCTTTATCTTTAATCATCTATtagaaaaacttataaaaatttaatattttaagaatatttatcGAGACAAATTAACATCTTATATGgtcttatttatctttgtatattaataacaaaatattatcaaaaGTATGTTACTCCATTGATCCCATATTAGATGACCTATTTGACAATGTTTATTATTGACATGACATACTtcgaccatatttttctactaattgttggattcgtctcaattaatattttttaaatattaaatttatataattttttttaataaataattaaaaatattaaaaataaaaaatttacattatcATACGTAACAGAGTCAATTGTGTCATTTAATATGAAACGTAACGTACCGAATTCCATACATAAATCATGAGTGAGTATGACGTGGATATACATAAATACACACAATCAATCACACGTGAGGTTATTCATCAGCAGCGTGGGAAATGAGGCGCCGCCAAAGATTTGTAGGACACATACAAAAGTAAACACAACATGGGAAAAGGCATGGTAACGTGTGGGAACATAGACGAAGTATTGGAATATCTGGTGACCGACCTTTCAAATTCGGAACTTTCTGTTAAATAGCTGAAGCAACCAATACGAAAAAACTTCATCAGTCTTataataacttcttttttatttaagaacAGTACTATAATAACCTAACCGGTAATATTAGTATGGACCCGGATTCTCGGCTGCCGCATGATGGTGCTGCGTGATCTGGACCATTAATTTCAGTCAACAATAAGCAATCAACAACCCAAGTTAATTGATGGATGGTTCAGATCAAGAGCAGGACAAAAGGCATGAGAAAGATGCAGGAGAGGATCTGCTTCCATATTAGTATAcataaatctttaaaaaaacaattagtaCCTACAAAATatgttcaaaaaatttcatttttggttttctacTAGCAACAAATCCGTGATAAATATATGAATGACCGTCGAAGAGCAAATATTAGGATATATCAATAGAGAAACTTGACACTATTCATATTAATTGTTAATTATTTGTATTGATTGTAATTATTAGTATTggttttaaatgattaatattttctttaagatgttaaaatgaaatatattgagtgagtccatctttgctccatttaagtTTGCTCAATTTACCCCATTTATCATCATGGATGTATGACATGAGgcaaaaatataatcaaaggTTGAGATTAAATGGttgacaaaaaacatattttaatgagAAAGAAATTCCACGCGCATCCTCTTCTTCCTCTGAAACAACGGTTTCACCACCATCAACCATGTTCTTAAATTAGTTGGTTCCTTCTTCTCCCTTCTTTCTCATTTAATTAAATCAGTGACTTTTATTCTTCTGTATTTTCTCATATCTCAAATCAggatttaattgttttaatttttcactgaattttttttttgctgaagcAATTTTgaaataatcataatcataaatgaataaaacaacaCGCTTAATTGCTTCATAAATGAACACGCTGGTTTAATTTCTTCTTACTGGGTTTCTTGTATTGTCTTACTCTGAAACAGAACGGTCAATCCTTCTTCCTCCTCTCAACACTTGTAGGACAAAGCGGTGGCCGCGAGATTGACAGTGAGTTGTGTGAGGCGGTGTGTGAAGCAGAAGGGGGAGCTCACGGCGGTGGAGGGCGAGGAACGGCTATGGCGGAGGCGCCTGtgagaggaggaggaggaaaggCGTGGGTACTGTTcttgagaaagaagaagaaaagagcgtgttgttttatttcttattaAAACAAGTGTTTCTGCTAGAGCTTTTAATCCTAGCCCTTAGTTTTACATTTGCCACATGCTACACATCAATAAAGTGAAAAGGGATAAATGGAGTGTTGTTAAATGGAGCGAAGTCGGACTCATATTGAGTAAATAAGCAATTACTgttctgaaattgtaagtttagTCAATTATcccatgaaattaacaaaaattcaattaccctcctgaaaaaattgcacaacgttagtcaattgaGTATTCCTTTCTCAGACAGATGTGATAAGAGCACCTAGAGTCCAAGGCCCAGCCCTTTTCAGGTTTCCAACTTGTCACAGTTAGTGCTCCAGCACTCTCATAACCTTCCTCTTCACTTGCAAGCTGAACGGATGGATTACCACCTCCATTGTCTTTTCTctccggacaatccttcttgaagtgacaTGGATTGtgacaaataaaacatttgtacTGTGTTTTATTACCATCACCCTTCGACCTAGACTTTGACTTGGAATTTTTGCCTTTCCCATTTCCTCTGTTTTGACTTCTTCCCCTTGAGACATTCAAGCcttctccactatcatcaacCTTCAACTCTTTGAACTTGGTCAACTCTTTGGTTCTCAAAGTTGCTTGAACTTCCTCCAAAGTGATAGTGCCCTCTTTGCCATAAAGCATAGTATCCTTAAAATTCTCAAAGGACCTAGGTAAAACACATAGTAGGTGTAAGGCTTTATACTCGTCTTCCAGATTAACATCTATGTTcgccaaatcatcaataatcttaTTGAACTCCGTCAGTTGCTCCATTATAGGTTTTGACTCCACCATTTGGTAAAAGTAGAGTTGTTGTTTCAGACATTGTGGATGTGCCAAAGACTTGGTCATGTATAATTAATCAAGTTTATTCCACATAGACACATCAGTAGTCTCCCTTGATACCTCTATCAACACCTTATCCCCAAGACACATAATGATAGCATTGACCGCTTTATCATTCATCTCCGTCTTCTGAGCAGGTGTCAGATGCGCAGACATCTGTGCTTCTCCCTTCAATGCTTCAgcacacttttgttgaattagAATTGCCCTCATCTTTACCTTCCACAACTCGAAGTCGTTACTACCGGTAAACTTTTCAATATCCCACTTCGAACCCATGATACCAGGCTGTTGATTTGAcctttgccccacggtgggcggcaattgttgtgaatttgttgtaaaaaccacaccaataaaaatttgatgcgtggagcaaattaataccaaataatcaaatcaagcgggtagcaaataataaaaaaaaaaacgaacaacaagagataaaaggaagaaggagaacacaagaatttgtttacccagttcggtctaatgatgacctagtctgggggagagagcagctctctgttccactataatgatatgagtttctttacaaagagatattgagatacaagaatcagtcttcaaacctaattctacccaagttccaacctcttcccgtgaccaagagactcaatcctaatagtgctttgttcaaggtgaatcaaaacaatcccaaccctagagTTGTTGCAaagagaaattctctataaaccctagtttttatgttggcttctaaaccctgtttttatacacactttatcatctgatacaagaCTTATATTCATAGTGGAAAGTAACAATAACCCTTAAAATATGGAACAAATCTCCACTGAAAATACGTTTCTATTATTTCCTCCATCGTACCACGTTACGACTACATCGTGGCACGTTGCGatgccatcgtgccacgttacgATTTCATCGTGGCACGTTACGATTCCATTGTGACACGATTTTTACAGTGACTTGCTTCAGGATCTTGCTTCAACAATCGTGACACAatgcttctccatcgtggcaagattctccagatttctgattttaagttaactctcacaatatTGATTTAggaatataaaaatattgacatTTCTTGATTTGTAGCAAAAGAAATTGATTGGACCGGTCGAAAGAAAATCAAAAGCATGAAGCAATACATAGTTAAAtcaattttctaatttaaatCATCGTGTATTCATGTGTTTGGacttttctattctttttttttttaattatatattaattttaaaattgaaatataatgtgTCCAAATTGTggattttgattggttgagtgTGTTTAGTTTCTTTACACTGCCTACTTACTatctttaaacttttt containing:
- the LOC120576863 gene encoding putative calcium-binding protein CML19; this encodes MDKVSQYERVFNRFDENGDGKISPAELRQCVEAIGDEKLSAEDVEAAVAVLDSDGDGLLGFDDFVKFVEGAKEEEKVNDLKEAFKLYEMDGSGCITPRSLKRMLSRLGDSRSIDECQLMISKFDLDGDGKISFDEFKVMML